The genomic interval ACAATTTCATCTTCGTTTATAAATGGAATCCGGCGATATTTATTTTTGAGATAAATGCTTGCAAGAAGCTCTCTTCGGTAGCTTTGCAGGTTTTTATTTATAGTGATATTGTCCACTATGTTATTTTCGATTGCCGACTGAGCGAGAATTTCCTGGTCAATCCAGTTTTTGGCGAAGACCTTAAGCTTGTAATTATCCATTTCGGGGTTTGATATAAAATCAGCAAGGTCGGATTCGGTGAGATTGGAATTGCCTACGCTTGCTATTATATTTTCAGTATCAGGATTTAAAAAACCGGATTTATTGATAATAACAAACGCTAAAACAGCAATAAAAATTAAAATAGAATATTTTGTAATTCTACTCAACCTTATTCTCGGCGATTTCCGGAATGTACCTGTCAAAATAATACTTAGGCTTGAATTTATCTGATAAATAGTCTTCAAAAGCAATCCTCAGGCGCTTTGTTTCATAGCGCTTAAAATCCGCGGAAATCTGGCTCTTAACGTTTTCAAGGGGCTTGTAACCGGGGGGCGATTTGGATATAACCTTAAAAAGGGACCACTTTGTACCGACCTTAACGGGCATTGCTACGTCGCCCACTTTCATCGAGGCAGCTATCTTACCTATCGGAGAAAGCTTGATTCGCGAAATATCGCGAAGAACGCCCCCGTTTTTTTCTGCGTTAATTCTTTCAGAATAAGAAGAAGCAAGGTCAGACATATCCTGCCCATTTGAGACCAATAAATAAAGAGAATCTGCTAAAGATTTTTCGGCGACAAGAATTTCTATAATATCGGAAACGCCGGATGAAACATACCTGTCCTTGTGTTCATTATAATATGTTAAAAGTTTATCCTCGTTCGTAATTATTTTATTTACAATCTCAATCTTGGTTATTTCCTGTTGCATAAAATCCTGTTCTTTCTTTTTTAGGTCTCTGCGAACATCTTCATCTTCATCATATTTTGAACGAAAGCCAAATTGTTTTATCAAGTGGTCGGTAATATCGTCTTTAAGAATATTTTTGATTATTTTAACATCACTGATTCTTTCTATTGACCAACCCGATGAAGGGTTCTTGAGGAGCTTTACGATTGGTTCGGTAGAGACTGATTTATCGTTTCCATTGTAAAGGTATGTCACAAGGGGACCGGGTAGCTCGACAGAATTGAGGAAATCAATAGGGGATTGTCTGCTGGTACGCTTTTTATTAGATGCATTGAAAGAATTGATTTTACCTGATAATAAATCGATATTTGTATCATAGTATTTTGTCTTAGCGGCAACTTTCAGAGAATCAACAAAGTTTTCTGCAGTAAGGCGCATTTCATTACGATAAATAGTATATATCTTGTTTTTTAGCCCTACTTGCATCTGTTCAAATGGTTTTTGTGTAATATTTTTTACGCTGTCAACCCAGATAAGGTGAAATCCATATGATGTTTCAATAGGGCTGGAAACAGTGTTTGGCTCTAAAGAAAAAGCTGTTTCCTGAAAAGCATCTTCCATTTTACCCCATTTGAAAAAACCAAGGTCACCGCCGCCAGCCGATGTTTTGTCCTCTGAAATATCATCAGCAGATGCAATAAAATCATCTTTGGAATTAATTTTGGATCTGATCTCGTTAATAAGATCAAGAGCCTCGTTTTTTGTCCTACCTACATTTTTGCTACCGCGGGTTGCGTCCTTATGAGATATAAGGATGTGTCTCGCCGAGACGCGCTTTTGAAGGCGTTCGTAAAGATTTCTAAGTGATTTTTCGTTTGCATATTTTTCCAACACGACTTTCTTATAAACCACGGTTGCCATATTTTTGTCAATATGCTCTATTAGTTTTTCCTGAACGGACTCTGTTTTATGTAAGTCCCTTGAGTAGCCCTCCCTACTGTACATTTTGTTTATTATGTAAAGCTTAAGCCGGTTCTTTCTGAATGCGACATCTTTTCTCGAAAAAGATTCGAACTTCCCTTCGGGTATCATGTCATAGAGGTAAATATATTCATTGCCGATCTTTCCTATTTTAGGTCCCATATCGGCAGGATGCTCCTTTGAGCACGCAATCAAAGAAAATATTATTAGTGTGGCGAGGGCAACAAATATTCGGGTTGTCATTTTTAAAAATCCTTGTTCATTGTAGGTATAGTTTTTTGCATAACATTACAACTTAATTTATCCTGATAATGTTTCCAACAATCTTATTACCGATTCTAAATTCGATTTTCCATCTAAAGTTGCTCTAAACGAGATGTTTTTGCCGGTGTCTATTGAAATATTATATTCTTCAATATCTGCTGCGGTCGAAAGAGACTTGAAAAACGAGTGGTCAGGTTTCACGTCCGCCGAGTCGCCAATAATTCCGACTAAGAGATCTCCGCTAATATCAATTGAAACAAGATTCATATATGAAGCCAAAATTTTTATCCTTGTCATCATAAGCAAGTTGTTGGCTTCAATTGGAATTGCTCCATATCGATCTACGATTTCTTCGGATAACGATTGAATATCTGAAATATCGGTGAGGGAAGCCATTCGTTGATAAAATTCTATTCGCGCTTCGCCATCATCTATATATGTATCAGGAAGAAAGGCATCAATATCGCACCTGACCTCCGGGTCAGTTTTTTGGGTTGAGGCGAGTTCAATATTAAGCCCACTTTTTAACGCTTTAACTTCTTCGCCCACCAGCCTGTTGTACATTTCAAATCCCACCGACTCAATAAATCCGCTTTGTTTAGTACCAAGAAGATTACCGGCACCCCGAATCTCTAAGTCTCTCATTGCGATGCTGAATCCTGAGCCAAGATTACTGAATGCCTCCAGCGCCTTCAGGCGACTTATGGCAGTTGGCGTTAGTTTGTGGGTCGGAGGAATTAATAAGTAAGCAAATGCTTGCCTTTCAGACCGACCGACCCTTCCGCGAAGTTGATACAGCTGAGATAGGCCAAACCGGTCAGCTCTATTGATAAGAATTGTGTTTACATTGGGAATATCCAATCCGCTTTCGATTATCATGGTGCTTAAAAGCACTTCATATTCTCCATCCATAAAATCTGACATCACCATTTCAAGTTCTTTCGGCTTCATTTGGCCGTGGGCAACACAAATCCTTACCTGGGGAACCCACCCCATAAGCATTTTATGCATACGTTCAATACTTTTGACTTTGTTGTGGACGAAAAAGACTTGTCCGTCTCGCTCTACTTCTCTAAGAATCGCCTCTCTGACGACCCCTTCTTCCAAAGACGTTATCTCGGTATATATGGGAAGCCTGTTTTCAGGCGGCGTATTTATGAAGGAGATGTCGCGCGCGCCCAATAAAGAAAAATTAAGTGTTCTTGGTATGGGAGTTGCCGTCATGGATATTATATCGACGGACAAGCGAAGAGACTTAAAACGCTCTTTCTGTCTGACGCCAAATCGATGTTCTTCGTCTATAATCAACAGTCCCATGTCCTTAAATTCTACATCCTTTGATAAAAGTCGGTGTGTGCCAATTAAAATATCAACATTGCCCGATTTTACACCGCGCAGAATTTCAGCCTGCTTTTTCCTGGATTGAAATCTACTCAAGGATTCTACGGTAACGGGAAACGGTTTAAGGCGTTGAGAAAAAGTCTTGTAGTGCTGGTCGGCAAGAATCGTGGTGGGTACAAGTATGGCGGTTTGTTTTCCGCTAACGGCGGCCTTGAAAGCAGCCCTTAGCGCAACTTCGGTTTTCCCGAAACCGACATCTCCGCATAGCAACCGGTCCATTGGGAACGGTTTTTCCATATCGGATTTTATTTCTTCCATTGAAGCTAATTGGTCGGGCGTTTCTTCAAAGGGAAAGCTCGACTCCAGCGCCCAGTGCATATCGTCGTCTTTCGAGAATTTGAACCCAACGGTGTTTAGACGTTTGGCATAAAGTTCCACGAGATCCTTGGCGATTTTAGATGCGGCATTCTTAGTCTTTTCTTTAATGCGATCCCATTCACCGGTACCGAGCCTATTCAATTTTGGTTTTATTCCTTCAGCCGCTTTATATATTTGCACCCGCCTAAAATTTTCAACAGGAAGAAATATTTTATCGCCGGCTGCGTAAACTATTTTAAGGCATTCTCTCATTGCCCCGGAAATACGGATTTTTTTCATACCACGGTATTCTCCGATGCCGTAGTCTA from Candidatus Neomarinimicrobiota bacterium carries:
- a CDS encoding peptidylprolyl isomerase; translated protein: MTTRIFVALATLIIFSLIACSKEHPADMGPKIGKIGNEYIYLYDMIPEGKFESFSRKDVAFRKNRLKLYIINKMYSREGYSRDLHKTESVQEKLIEHIDKNMATVVYKKVVLEKYANEKSLRNLYERLQKRVSARHILISHKDATRGSKNVGRTKNEALDLINEIRSKINSKDDFIASADDISEDKTSAGGGDLGFFKWGKMEDAFQETAFSLEPNTVSSPIETSYGFHLIWVDSVKNITQKPFEQMQVGLKNKIYTIYRNEMRLTAENFVDSLKVAAKTKYYDTNIDLLSGKINSFNASNKKRTSRQSPIDFLNSVELPGPLVTYLYNGNDKSVSTEPIVKLLKNPSSGWSIERISDVKIIKNILKDDITDHLIKQFGFRSKYDEDEDVRRDLKKKEQDFMQQEITKIEIVNKIITNEDKLLTYYNEHKDRYVSSGVSDIIEILVAEKSLADSLYLLVSNGQDMSDLASSYSERINAEKNGGVLRDISRIKLSPIGKIAASMKVGDVAMPVKVGTKWSLFKVISKSPPGYKPLENVKSQISADFKRYETKRLRIAFEDYLSDKFKPKYYFDRYIPEIAENKVE
- the mfd gene encoding transcription-repair coupling factor, whose translation is MTVPQDSISIIKELITGDGQYNKFINKVTSGGRVKISGASGSLSSFLASAVFNSSSRDLLIVADSLLRAEEIRDDLETIIGDKKVFFYPEPGRVTGSEAITMLSFQSHALQAMISKKRSLIVTTFRGLLEHGAPPQKIFDKSIHLKLSGEINLQNLTSKLIEIGYEQEKMVSHPFEFSVRGGIVDIFPVSFEHPVRMELFGDTIDSIREFNVITQRSRKNINNINIAPDIRLDIFTNGPKSNLLSYLREKSLIWLEQKDLLQKLEDEIPELNLEEDLKKIETFGGVDVFSFSSKDIIKFEATRQTKYRSSVNAVNKDLQKWVSNNDHCFIACENEFHRERINNIIDIGGVEIQAIPLSSGFHLPSVNLHLLTDHEIFERRRKKRTFKKFRSIGTPIKNLSGLEIGNYLVHIDYGIGEYRGMKKIRISGAMRECLKIVYAAGDKIFLPVENFRRVQIYKAAEGIKPKLNRLGTGEWDRIKEKTKNAASKIAKDLVELYAKRLNTVGFKFSKDDDMHWALESSFPFEETPDQLASMEEIKSDMEKPFPMDRLLCGDVGFGKTEVALRAAFKAAVSGKQTAILVPTTILADQHYKTFSQRLKPFPVTVESLSRFQSRKKQAEILRGVKSGNVDILIGTHRLLSKDVEFKDMGLLIIDEEHRFGVRQKERFKSLRLSVDIISMTATPIPRTLNFSLLGARDISFINTPPENRLPIYTEITSLEEGVVREAILREVERDGQVFFVHNKVKSIERMHKMLMGWVPQVRICVAHGQMKPKELEMVMSDFMDGEYEVLLSTMIIESGLDIPNVNTILINRADRFGLSQLYQLRGRVGRSERQAFAYLLIPPTHKLTPTAISRLKALEAFSNLGSGFSIAMRDLEIRGAGNLLGTKQSGFIESVGFEMYNRLVGEEVKALKSGLNIELASTQKTDPEVRCDIDAFLPDTYIDDGEARIEFYQRMASLTDISDIQSLSEEIVDRYGAIPIEANNLLMMTRIKILASYMNLVSIDISGDLLVGIIGDSADVKPDHSFFKSLSTAADIEEYNISIDTGKNISFRATLDGKSNLESVIRLLETLSG